DNA from Acetobacter aceti NBRC 14818:
CGGGTCATCACCTATGGACAGGATCAGCTGACATCCGACTTCCGTGTGGACAGCACCGGCAAGGTGGCCTTCCCGCTGACAGACGGCTTACAGGCTGCGGGCCTGACGACCACGCAGTTCGCTGATGAAGTGAAAGAGGCGCTTGAACACTCGCGTATGCTCCGTGATCCAAAGGTCTCGGTCGAGATCACGGCTTACCGGATGATCTCTGTTCTTGGTGAAGTGGCACGTCCCGGTCAGTATCCGTATCAGCCCGGCATGACCATGTTGACCGCAGTAGCGTCAGCTGGTGGTTTTACCTATCGCTCACTCGAAAGCCGGGCTTACGTCATCCGGCAGGAGGGTGAGGAAAGCGTGGTCGGCAAGATTAAGCCACAGGATTACGTAAAGCCGGGCGACGTGATCAAGATCTACGAGCGTCATTTCTGACCTCCCTTATGGAGGCCAGAAACCACTCACTCTTCAGCCAGTAAGAACGCTCTGGAGCGTGCTGCCCAGTTCGGCTGGCGTGGGCGCAATATGTACTCCGGCAGCCCTCAGAGCGTCGATTTTGGCCTGAGCCGTGTCGTTCCCGCCCGAAATCACGGCACCAGCATGACCCATGCGGCGTCCGGGCGGCGCGGTGATGCCCGCCACCAGCCCCACTACCGGTTTCTTGGTCTTGCTGTCCTTCAGAAACTGGGCTGCCTCGATCTCTGACGTGCCACCGATTTCACCGATCATGATGATGGACTGCGTTTCGGGATCAGCAAGAAAACGCTCAAGCACATCAATGAAGTCGAGGCCCTTGATCGGGTCCCCGCCAATGCCGACGCTGGTGCTCTGCCCCATTCCAAGCGCGGTCGTCTGCGCCACTGTCTCATAGGT
Protein-coding regions in this window:
- a CDS encoding polysaccharide biosynthesis/export family protein; translated protein: MTSGCSSLFRRTRALAAIGSIAVSLAACAEGGDLKPVPPYDPGAYTLGVDDQIRVITYGQDQLTSDFRVDSTGKVAFPLTDGLQAAGLTTTQFADEVKEALEHSRMLRDPKVSVEITAYRMISVLGEVARPGQYPYQPGMTMLTAVASAGGFTYRSLESRAYVIRQEGEESVVGKIKPQDYVKPGDVIKIYERHF